The following coding sequences lie in one Paracidovorax avenae genomic window:
- a CDS encoding MFS transporter translates to MSSTQRWLVLAAVMLAFLPVVIDMTILHIAVPSLTLALSASGTHVLWILDIYPLLMAGLLVPMGTLADRTGHRRLLLAGLAVFGLASLLAAFAPSPALLIAARVLLALGGSMIMPCVLGIIRRTFEDERERAMALGLWGTVGAAGAAVGPLVGGALLEHFWWGAAFLINVPVMLVVFPAVFLWLPRPERTVAGRWPAGQALLLIAGMIAAVFGLKSGFGGGQPPAVAGSALAAGAALLAVFARLQLRSAAPMLDLSLFSRPAVLAGIAMAVVASGALAGVELTLAQELQYVLGKSPLQAGLFMVPIMAAAAVGGPLAGTLSNRFGLRRVASLSLAVSGAALACLARADFHEGGVPVAAALALLGLALSVGLTASSIAIMGSVEADRAGAAGALEATGYELGSGLGITVFGVFMSVVFSHAIALPPDLAPPLAAQAARSIGDAYVVAQQLGQGPAAALIGAGQAAFSVAHRILLNTSAALIGLLAVAVFFLLAGYRGGAEAKSGGH, encoded by the coding sequence ATGTCCTCCACGCAGCGGTGGCTGGTCCTGGCCGCCGTGATGCTGGCCTTCCTGCCGGTGGTGATCGACATGACGATCCTGCACATCGCCGTGCCGTCGCTGACGCTGGCGCTGAGCGCATCGGGCACGCACGTGCTCTGGATCCTCGACATCTATCCGCTGCTCATGGCGGGCCTCCTGGTGCCCATGGGGACGCTGGCGGACCGCACCGGCCACCGGCGGCTGCTGCTCGCGGGCCTGGCGGTCTTCGGCCTCGCATCGCTGCTGGCGGCGTTCGCTCCCAGCCCGGCGCTGCTGATCGCGGCGCGCGTGCTGCTCGCGCTGGGCGGCTCGATGATCATGCCGTGCGTGCTCGGCATCATCCGCCGCACGTTCGAGGATGAACGGGAGCGCGCCATGGCGCTGGGCCTCTGGGGTACCGTGGGCGCGGCGGGGGCCGCCGTGGGGCCGCTGGTCGGCGGGGCGCTGCTGGAGCATTTCTGGTGGGGCGCCGCGTTCCTCATCAACGTGCCGGTGATGCTCGTCGTGTTCCCGGCCGTGTTCCTGTGGCTGCCGCGGCCGGAGCGCACGGTGGCCGGCCGCTGGCCTGCCGGGCAGGCGCTGCTGCTGATCGCGGGCATGATCGCCGCGGTGTTCGGCCTCAAGTCGGGATTCGGGGGCGGGCAGCCACCGGCCGTGGCGGGATCGGCGCTGGCGGCAGGGGCGGCCCTGCTGGCGGTGTTCGCGCGCCTGCAACTGCGCTCGGCGGCGCCGATGCTGGATCTGTCGCTGTTCTCGCGCCCGGCCGTCCTCGCCGGCATCGCCATGGCGGTGGTCGCCAGCGGCGCCCTGGCCGGCGTGGAACTGACGCTGGCGCAGGAGTTGCAATACGTGCTGGGCAAGAGCCCTCTGCAGGCCGGCCTCTTCATGGTTCCGATCATGGCCGCGGCGGCCGTGGGTGGCCCCCTGGCGGGAACCCTGTCGAACCGCTTCGGCCTGCGCCGGGTCGCCAGCCTGTCGCTGGCGGTGTCCGGTGCGGCCCTGGCCTGCCTGGCCCGGGCGGATTTCCACGAAGGGGGCGTGCCCGTGGCCGCGGCGCTGGCCCTGCTCGGGCTGGCGCTGAGCGTGGGACTGACGGCGTCGTCCATCGCGATCATGGGCTCGGTCGAGGCGGACCGGGCCGGCGCGGCCGGAGCGCTGGAGGCCACCGGCTACGAACTGGGCAGCGGCCTGGGCATCACCGTGTTCGGCGTGTTCATGTCCGTCGTCTTCAGCCATGCGATCGCGCTGCCGCCGGATCTGGCGCCGCCGCTCGCCGCCCAGGCGGCGCGATCGATCGGCGATGCCTACGTGGTCGCGCAGCAACTGGGGCAGGGCCCGGCGGCGGCGCTGATCGGGGCAGGGCAGGCGGCCTTCTCGGTGGCCCACCGGATACTGCTGAACACCTCCGCGGCGCTGATCGGGCTGCTGGCCGTGGCCGTGTTTTTCCTGCTGGCCGGCTATCGCGGAGGGGCGGAGGCGAAGTCTGGCGGGCACTGA
- a CDS encoding Hsp20/alpha crystallin family protein, with the protein MFFAPVIRRTAYGTRPAAPADFALQRFMQSTLASQGTTVSQDDKTVTLQIDVPGLAREQLNVTIEGQQVRLSSAEGAPRQVQRAWELADEIDASASSAKLENGVLTLVLAKVVPQSRATQLAIG; encoded by the coding sequence ATGTTCTTCGCCCCCGTCATCCGCCGCACCGCCTATGGCACCCGCCCCGCCGCTCCCGCAGATTTCGCGCTGCAGCGCTTCATGCAGAGCACCCTGGCCAGCCAGGGCACCACGGTGTCGCAGGACGACAAGACCGTGACCCTGCAGATCGACGTTCCGGGCCTGGCCCGCGAACAGCTCAACGTGACCATCGAGGGCCAGCAGGTGCGGCTCTCCAGCGCCGAAGGCGCGCCCCGCCAGGTGCAGCGCGCCTGGGAACTGGCCGACGAGATCGATGCGTCCGCCAGCTCCGCCAAACTCGAGAACGGCGTGCTCACGCTGGTGCTCGCCAAGGTGGTGCCCCAAAGCCGCGCCACCCAGCTCGCGATCGGCTGA
- the tsaD gene encoding tRNA (adenosine(37)-N6)-threonylcarbamoyltransferase complex transferase subunit TsaD — MVKSQLILGIESSCDETGVALVRAPADGSVPTLLAHALHSQIEMHQAYGGVVPELASRDHIRRVLPLTETVLAEAECRLAEVDVVAYTRGPGLAGALLVGAGVACALGASLDRPVLGVHHLEGHLLSPFLSADPPEFPFVALLVSGGHTQLMRVDGVGRYELLGETIDDAAGEAFDKSAKLLGLGYPGGPALSRLAEQGDDAAFKLPRPLLHSGNLDFSFAGLKTAVLTQAKKLGDELPARKADLAASTQAAIVDVLVKKTLAALQQSGLRRVVVAGGVGANRLLRAQLDTACARMGVRVHYPELHLCTDNGAMIAMAAAMRLQAGREAPNREYAFDVKPRWPLDALA; from the coding sequence ATGGTCAAGAGTCAGCTCATCCTCGGAATCGAATCCTCCTGCGACGAAACCGGCGTGGCCCTGGTGCGCGCGCCGGCGGACGGCAGCGTGCCCACGCTGCTCGCCCATGCCCTGCACAGCCAGATCGAGATGCACCAGGCCTACGGCGGCGTGGTGCCCGAACTGGCGAGCCGCGACCACATCCGCCGCGTGCTGCCGCTGACCGAGACCGTGCTGGCCGAGGCGGAATGCCGCCTCGCGGAGGTGGACGTGGTGGCCTACACGCGCGGGCCGGGCCTGGCCGGCGCGCTGCTCGTGGGGGCGGGCGTGGCCTGTGCCCTGGGGGCATCGCTGGACCGGCCGGTGCTGGGCGTGCACCACCTGGAAGGGCATTTGCTGTCGCCCTTCCTGAGCGCCGACCCGCCGGAATTCCCCTTCGTCGCGCTGCTGGTATCGGGCGGCCACACCCAGCTGATGCGCGTGGACGGCGTGGGCCGCTACGAACTGCTGGGCGAGACCATCGATGACGCGGCCGGCGAGGCCTTCGACAAGTCCGCCAAGCTGCTGGGCCTGGGCTACCCGGGCGGGCCCGCGCTGTCCCGGCTGGCGGAGCAGGGCGACGACGCGGCCTTCAAGCTGCCGCGGCCGCTGCTGCACAGCGGCAACCTCGATTTCTCGTTCGCCGGCCTCAAGACGGCGGTGCTCACCCAGGCGAAGAAGCTGGGCGACGAACTGCCCGCGCGCAAGGCCGACCTGGCCGCCAGCACCCAGGCCGCCATCGTCGATGTGCTCGTGAAGAAAACGCTGGCGGCGCTGCAGCAGTCCGGCCTGCGCCGCGTGGTGGTGGCCGGCGGCGTGGGGGCCAACCGGCTGCTGCGTGCGCAGCTGGATACCGCCTGCGCCCGCATGGGCGTGCGTGTGCACTATCCCGAACTGCACCTGTGCACCGACAACGGCGCCATGATCGCCATGGCCGCCGCCATGCGCCTGCAGGCGGGGCGCGAGGCCCCCAATCGCGAGTACGCGTTCGACGTCAAGCCGCGCTGGCCGCTGGACGCGCTGGCGTAG
- a CDS encoding DUF2242 domain-containing protein, whose product MPFCLQDILRPHSLPGARLLGAAAAVATLAAIAGCTGVPNSMPGLDRASRFDPDDFNTSASIYTRHIDAPPARVCEGARRALLSQGYLVGTASAEVVAGRKYFQPSTDIHYQVEMRVVCASEGPEKQRTAVFASALQDRYVIKKINNSASLGVGALGSLSLPVTASDDTLVKVGSETVTDARFYDRFFQVFDRFIPPREAPTEVGQASPKVPKTPDTEAMVREARESGEVKDPAEGPARTSPVVPQRAPASDPLPEVLPYPVFATPPVPAASAASVPAIPSGPPTISP is encoded by the coding sequence ATGCCTTTTTGCCTTCAAGACATCCTGCGTCCGCATTCCCTTCCTGGTGCCCGCCTGCTGGGTGCTGCTGCGGCGGTGGCCACCCTCGCCGCGATCGCCGGCTGCACAGGGGTACCCAATTCCATGCCGGGCCTGGACCGGGCGTCCCGCTTCGATCCCGATGACTTCAACACCAGCGCCAGCATCTACACGCGCCACATCGACGCACCCCCCGCCAGGGTGTGCGAGGGCGCCCGCCGCGCGCTGCTGAGCCAGGGCTACCTCGTGGGCACCGCCAGCGCGGAGGTGGTGGCCGGCCGCAAGTACTTCCAGCCGTCCACCGACATCCACTACCAGGTGGAGATGCGCGTCGTCTGCGCCTCCGAAGGGCCGGAGAAGCAGCGCACGGCGGTCTTCGCCAGCGCCCTGCAGGACCGCTACGTCATCAAGAAGATCAACAATTCGGCCTCCCTCGGCGTGGGAGCCCTGGGCTCGCTGTCCCTGCCCGTGACGGCCAGCGACGACACCCTCGTGAAGGTGGGCAGCGAAACCGTCACCGACGCACGCTTCTACGACCGCTTCTTCCAGGTCTTCGACCGCTTCATCCCACCGCGCGAGGCGCCGACGGAGGTGGGCCAGGCCTCGCCCAAGGTGCCGAAGACGCCCGATACCGAGGCGATGGTGCGCGAGGCGCGCGAGTCCGGCGAGGTCAAGGATCCTGCCGAAGGCCCTGCCAGGACCTCTCCGGTCGTGCCGCAGCGCGCGCCGGCCTCCGACCCGCTGCCCGAGGTGCTGCCGTACCCCGTGTTCGCGACGCCACCGGTCCCTGCCGCTTCCGCGGCCTCGGTGCCGGCGATCCCCTCGGGGCCGCCTACCATCTCTCCCTGA
- a CDS encoding TetR/AcrR family transcriptional regulator has protein sequence MGRKPTITRDRLLDLAQQIVRAEGARGLTIDALARAAGISKGGVQYSFASKEDLVRGLVARWTQAFDAAMAEQDTGTSALGFVRGYIGAMRSSGTATDAKMAGLLIAYLQDPDNLRDMRAWYEETLARLGGTTPQARAARVAFLAVEGLFLLRIGGIDDSARWMALLDDIDALLGQIAGT, from the coding sequence ATGGGCAGAAAACCGACCATCACCCGCGACAGACTGCTCGACCTCGCGCAGCAGATCGTCCGCGCCGAGGGTGCCAGGGGCCTCACCATCGATGCACTGGCCCGGGCCGCCGGCATTTCCAAGGGGGGCGTGCAGTATTCGTTCGCCTCCAAGGAGGACCTCGTCCGCGGGCTGGTCGCGCGCTGGACGCAGGCGTTCGACGCGGCAATGGCAGAGCAGGACACCGGCACCTCAGCCCTCGGCTTCGTCCGTGGCTACATCGGCGCCATGCGGTCCTCCGGCACCGCCACGGACGCGAAAATGGCGGGCCTGCTCATCGCCTACCTCCAGGACCCCGACAACCTGCGCGACATGCGGGCGTGGTATGAGGAAACCCTCGCGCGCCTGGGCGGCACCACGCCCCAGGCGCGCGCGGCCCGCGTCGCCTTCCTCGCCGTGGAAGGCCTGTTCCTGCTGAGGATCGGCGGCATCGATGACAGCGCGCGCTGGATGGCCCTGCTGGACGATATCGACGCCCTGCTCGGCCAGATCGCAGGCACCTGA
- a CDS encoding branched-chain amino acid ABC transporter substrate-binding protein, which translates to MNASIPRFPFPAPAMARHAAAALAAAFSMLAAASPAGAATASPPAASAPSTAAAPIRIALIESLSGPFANTGEAVYRNVLWATERVNARGGVKLPAAAGGARPLVLERYDSKGQNEEALSALRAAIDAGARVVLQGNSSATAAVLVEAINKHNERDPARRVLFLNYSAVDPILTNEKCSFWHFRFDAHADMRMAALMQAIRADRGLQGVYLIGQDYSFGQAVLREARRQLAAQRPDVKILGEELHPVGRVKDFAPYAVKIQASGAQAVVTGNWGNDLTLLVKAAREVGYAGTFYTFYGNALGAPAALGDAGVDKVVAVADWLPNVPTKESEAFYRSFRQRFPSPADDYVHMRMQLMVESLAESMERAGTTDTTAVARAMESSRVQLAGQAGAMRAADHQFQQPLVVGVMERAGTPGVPFDVEGSGYGFRVVRRIAAEQAEMLSRCEMRRPG; encoded by the coding sequence ATGAACGCTTCCATTCCGCGCTTTCCGTTCCCGGCACCTGCCATGGCCCGCCACGCCGCTGCCGCGCTCGCGGCCGCCTTTTCGATGCTGGCTGCGGCGTCGCCGGCCGGCGCGGCCACCGCTTCCCCGCCTGCCGCGTCGGCCCCTTCGACCGCTGCCGCGCCCATCAGGATCGCGCTGATCGAAAGCCTGTCCGGCCCGTTCGCCAACACGGGCGAGGCCGTGTACCGCAATGTGCTCTGGGCGACCGAGCGGGTGAACGCCCGCGGCGGCGTGAAGCTGCCTGCCGCGGCGGGCGGGGCGCGCCCGCTGGTGCTGGAGCGCTACGACAGCAAGGGCCAGAACGAGGAGGCGCTGTCCGCGCTGCGCGCGGCCATCGATGCCGGCGCGCGCGTGGTGCTGCAGGGCAACTCGTCGGCCACGGCGGCCGTGCTGGTCGAGGCCATCAACAAGCACAACGAGCGCGATCCGGCGCGGCGCGTGCTGTTCCTGAACTATTCCGCCGTCGATCCCATCCTGACCAACGAGAAGTGCAGCTTCTGGCACTTCCGCTTCGATGCCCATGCCGACATGCGCATGGCGGCCCTGATGCAGGCCATCCGGGCCGACAGGGGCCTGCAGGGCGTGTACCTGATCGGCCAGGACTACAGCTTCGGCCAGGCCGTGCTGCGCGAGGCGCGGCGCCAGCTGGCCGCGCAGCGGCCGGACGTGAAGATCCTCGGCGAGGAACTGCATCCCGTGGGCCGCGTGAAGGATTTCGCTCCCTATGCGGTGAAGATCCAGGCCAGCGGCGCCCAGGCCGTCGTCACCGGCAACTGGGGCAACGACCTCACGCTGCTGGTCAAGGCCGCGCGGGAAGTGGGCTATGCCGGCACCTTCTACACCTTCTACGGCAATGCGCTGGGGGCGCCCGCGGCCCTGGGCGACGCCGGGGTGGACAAGGTCGTGGCCGTGGCCGACTGGCTGCCCAACGTGCCCACGAAGGAGAGCGAGGCCTTCTACCGGTCGTTCCGCCAGCGGTTTCCCAGCCCCGCCGACGACTACGTGCACATGCGCATGCAGCTCATGGTCGAATCGCTCGCCGAATCGATGGAGCGCGCCGGCACGACCGACACCACCGCCGTCGCGCGCGCGATGGAAAGCTCGCGCGTGCAGCTGGCCGGGCAGGCGGGCGCGATGCGCGCGGCCGACCACCAGTTCCAACAGCCCCTGGTGGTCGGCGTGATGGAGCGTGCCGGCACGCCGGGCGTGCCGTTCGACGTGGAGGGTTCGGGCTACGGGTTCCGCGTGGTGCGGCGGATCGCGGCGGAGCAGGCCGAAATGCTCTCGCGGTGCGAGATGCGGCGGCCGGGCTGA
- the mltB gene encoding lytic murein transglycosylase B, translating into MPFAMPFARSTALLVLACAATLLLPPAALAQKPARKKEKQAAPEVLYAQRPEALRFADDLAERRGLDREWVRQAIGQARFLPQVPRLMLPAPRGTAKNWTAYRARFVEPVRIRAGVRFWNEQADTLARAEREYGVPAAIIVGILGVETLYGQHMGGFRVMDALATLAFDFPAAHPRATERQAFFRGELEQFLTLADRTGTDPFALRGSYAGAMGMGQFMPTSWARWAVDFDGDGRIDLFNSPADAIGSVANYFQAHGWVSGLPTHYAVAFDEGGLRLPELLGPDILPSFTAAGMQEHGARPLPAEGASIQPDAAGLLALIELQNGSAPAAYVAGTRNFYVVTRYNWSSYYAMAVIELGREVAAAR; encoded by the coding sequence ATGCCTTTCGCGATGCCCTTCGCCCGCTCCACCGCCCTCCTCGTCCTTGCCTGCGCCGCCACCCTGCTCCTGCCGCCGGCTGCCCTGGCCCAGAAGCCCGCCAGGAAGAAGGAGAAGCAGGCCGCGCCGGAAGTTCTCTACGCGCAGCGGCCCGAGGCCCTGCGCTTTGCCGACGACCTGGCCGAGCGCCGCGGCCTGGACCGCGAATGGGTGCGGCAGGCCATCGGGCAGGCCCGGTTCCTGCCGCAGGTGCCGCGCCTCATGCTGCCGGCCCCCCGGGGCACCGCCAAGAACTGGACCGCCTACCGCGCCCGGTTCGTGGAGCCCGTGCGCATCCGCGCGGGCGTGCGCTTCTGGAACGAGCAGGCCGACACGCTCGCGCGCGCCGAGCGCGAATACGGCGTGCCCGCCGCGATCATCGTCGGCATCCTGGGCGTGGAGACGCTCTACGGGCAGCACATGGGCGGCTTCCGCGTGATGGACGCACTCGCCACGCTGGCCTTCGACTTTCCAGCCGCGCACCCGCGCGCCACGGAGCGGCAGGCCTTCTTCCGGGGCGAACTGGAACAGTTCCTGACACTGGCCGACCGCACCGGCACCGATCCCTTCGCCCTGCGCGGCAGCTACGCGGGCGCCATGGGCATGGGCCAGTTCATGCCCACCAGCTGGGCGCGCTGGGCGGTGGATTTCGACGGCGATGGCCGCATCGACCTGTTCAACAGCCCGGCCGATGCGATCGGTTCGGTCGCCAACTACTTCCAGGCCCACGGCTGGGTGAGCGGGCTGCCCACGCATTACGCCGTGGCCTTCGACGAAGGCGGCCTGCGCCTGCCCGAACTGCTCGGGCCCGACATCCTGCCCAGCTTCACCGCCGCCGGGATGCAGGAGCACGGCGCCCGCCCCCTGCCGGCGGAAGGCGCCTCCATCCAGCCCGACGCCGCCGGGCTGCTGGCGCTGATCGAGTTGCAAAATGGCAGCGCCCCGGCCGCGTATGTGGCGGGCACGCGCAATTTCTACGTGGTCACGCGCTACAACTGGTCGAGCTACTACGCGATGGCGGTGATCGAACTCGGGCGGGAAGTGGCGGCGGCGCGGTAG
- a CDS encoding ANTAR domain-containing response regulator translates to MNESLRIVVVAPDLSTSGEEDEHAREQAERSRALRIGLLENGFNLVATLPADVFLSERIAQLQPDMVIVDAESAARDALEHVVMATREAPRPIVLFTNDEDTSHVRDAVAAGVTAYIVAGLAPQRIRPILDVAMARFQHEQALKAELADARSALQDRKTIDRAKGLLMQRHGLTEQAAYDKLRKLAMDKGLKLAEVAQRMLDAFELLG, encoded by the coding sequence ATGAACGAGTCGCTGCGCATCGTGGTGGTGGCCCCGGACCTGTCCACGTCCGGGGAGGAGGACGAGCATGCCCGGGAGCAGGCCGAGCGTTCGCGCGCGTTGCGCATCGGCCTGCTGGAAAACGGCTTCAACCTGGTGGCGACGCTGCCGGCGGATGTGTTCCTGAGCGAGCGCATCGCCCAGTTGCAGCCCGACATGGTCATCGTGGACGCGGAAAGCGCCGCGCGCGATGCGCTGGAGCATGTGGTGATGGCCACGCGCGAGGCGCCCCGCCCCATCGTGCTGTTCACCAACGACGAGGACACCTCCCACGTGCGGGATGCCGTGGCCGCAGGCGTGACCGCCTACATCGTGGCCGGGCTCGCGCCGCAGCGCATCCGCCCCATCCTGGACGTGGCGATGGCGCGCTTCCAGCACGAGCAGGCCCTGAAGGCCGAACTGGCCGACGCCCGCAGCGCCCTGCAGGACCGCAAGACCATCGACCGCGCCAAGGGCCTGCTCATGCAGCGCCACGGCCTCACGGAGCAGGCCGCCTACGACAAGCTGCGCAAGCTCGCGATGGACAAAGGCCTGAAGCTCGCGGAAGTCGCCCAGCGCATGCTCGATGCCTTCGAGCTGCTGGGCTGA
- a CDS encoding branched-chain amino acid ABC transporter substrate-binding protein: MQRTRLGMGGVAGAGTGRRAVLAGLAGACAAALALGGCSRVPDTVKIGVAQPLSGPLAALGQDMLNGVKLAVDELNQSGFRVDGKRVTLEVVAQDDRADAATGKTVAQQLVESGVVAVVGHLNSGVSIEAAPIYAAQGIPQLAISTHPRFTELGLPGTFRLVANDALQARAMGSFAATQLSASSYAVLDDGTPYGKGLADGAATQLAQEKRKVTVRESFDDKTTDFKALAGKLQQERVDVIVTTLNDFQVLALIDALVQANYTRVNILGGDTIKTTDMLKGDRKLAGIYATSPVLEAREFVAGRQFLDRYDRAFKRAPAYGGHYSYDATYVLSAAIQQAKSADPREITKALHSINGYAPVTGTMKWDEKGEQRYGAVGVYGMRAGQWELRMRSDRW; the protein is encoded by the coding sequence ATGCAGAGGACGAGGCTGGGGATGGGCGGAGTGGCGGGTGCCGGCACGGGCCGCCGCGCGGTGCTGGCGGGGCTGGCCGGGGCGTGCGCTGCGGCGCTGGCGCTGGGCGGCTGCAGCCGCGTGCCGGACACGGTGAAGATCGGCGTGGCCCAGCCGCTGTCGGGGCCGCTCGCGGCGCTGGGGCAGGACATGCTCAATGGCGTGAAGCTGGCGGTGGACGAACTGAACCAGTCCGGCTTCAGGGTGGATGGCAAGCGCGTCACCCTGGAGGTGGTGGCCCAGGACGACCGCGCGGACGCCGCCACCGGCAAGACCGTGGCGCAGCAACTGGTCGAATCGGGCGTGGTGGCCGTGGTGGGCCACCTGAATTCCGGCGTCAGCATCGAGGCTGCACCCATCTACGCCGCCCAGGGCATCCCGCAGCTGGCCATCTCCACCCATCCGCGCTTCACCGAGCTGGGGCTTCCCGGCACCTTCCGGCTCGTCGCCAACGATGCCCTGCAGGCACGGGCCATGGGCTCGTTCGCCGCCACGCAGCTCTCCGCGTCCAGCTACGCGGTGCTCGACGACGGCACGCCGTACGGCAAGGGCCTGGCGGACGGGGCCGCGACCCAGCTGGCCCAGGAAAAGCGCAAGGTCACCGTGCGCGAATCCTTCGATGACAAGACCACCGACTTCAAGGCACTGGCCGGCAAGCTCCAGCAGGAGCGGGTGGACGTGATCGTCACCACCCTCAACGACTTCCAGGTGCTCGCCCTCATCGATGCGCTGGTGCAGGCGAACTACACCCGCGTCAACATCCTGGGCGGCGACACCATCAAGACCACCGACATGCTCAAGGGCGACCGCAAGCTGGCGGGCATCTACGCCACCTCGCCCGTGCTGGAGGCGCGCGAATTCGTCGCGGGCCGGCAGTTCCTGGACCGCTACGACCGCGCCTTCAAGCGGGCACCGGCCTATGGCGGGCACTACAGCTACGACGCCACCTACGTGCTCTCGGCAGCCATCCAGCAGGCCAAGTCGGCCGACCCGCGCGAGATCACGAAGGCGCTGCACTCCATCAATGGCTACGCCCCCGTCACCGGCACCATGAAGTGGGACGAGAAGGGCGAGCAGCGCTACGGCGCCGTCGGCGTGTACGGCATGCGCGCGGGCCAGTGGGAGCTGCGCATGCGGTCCGACCGCTGGTGA
- a CDS encoding choice-of-anchor Q domain-containing protein gives MHTSFHYRRLRGLAGTLALAALAACGGGGGGTPADTARSEPASAAAPAAPTDANATLTADTRATAAACDVPTPMAVPATGTVVGNGTPRSCTLQALAQAVEAGGHVTFACGSAPVTIAVTRELRAPQNTVIDGGNLVTLDGGGKNRILVSGNNRSLSVRNLRFINGTAAQTMEGEGIGGAVSGPYLNRIEVIHSTFENNTAGRGGGAVGVGTAGSLVIAGSTFKNNGAWYGGAVYSLLSPLTVVNSVFQGNSANTSGKLGDGGAIGTDGASASPDDAEGGEVRICGTQITGNTGRGNGGGAYLWVYPPDRITIDRTTVANNHAEPNGRSNPGTGGGMRVSNGAITIRDSSFLANASDGNGGALYLDCAPGCAIRNSTFQGNSAKSYGGAIFGDGHQDSNVTFAGNSAGGHGGALFGKNFTLRNTVFVDNTAGNPWKQALSCSTTGTGDHVVQWQTATADGGGDRCIQNVTAANPVLAAPADNGGPTPTMLPGSGSALLKAGAGCEATDQRGVARDTSRCDIGAVEVR, from the coding sequence ATGCACACATCCTTCCATTACCGGCGCCTGCGCGGCCTCGCCGGCACCCTGGCGCTCGCCGCGCTGGCGGCCTGCGGCGGAGGCGGTGGCGGCACCCCTGCCGACACGGCGCGCAGCGAACCGGCCAGCGCCGCGGCGCCGGCGGCCCCCACCGACGCGAACGCCACGCTCACCGCCGACACCCGGGCCACGGCGGCGGCCTGCGACGTCCCCACCCCGATGGCGGTGCCGGCCACCGGCACCGTGGTCGGCAACGGCACGCCCCGGAGCTGCACGTTGCAGGCGCTCGCCCAGGCCGTGGAGGCCGGCGGCCATGTCACCTTCGCCTGCGGCAGCGCGCCCGTCACCATCGCCGTCACGCGTGAACTGCGCGCGCCGCAGAACACGGTGATCGACGGCGGCAATCTCGTCACGCTGGACGGCGGCGGCAAGAACCGCATCCTCGTGTCCGGCAACAACCGCTCCCTGTCTGTGCGCAACCTGCGCTTCATCAACGGTACGGCCGCACAGACCATGGAGGGCGAAGGCATCGGCGGCGCCGTCTCCGGCCCCTACCTGAACCGCATCGAGGTGATCCACAGCACGTTCGAGAACAACACCGCGGGCCGTGGCGGCGGCGCGGTGGGGGTCGGCACCGCCGGCTCGCTGGTGATCGCCGGCAGCACGTTCAAGAACAATGGCGCATGGTACGGCGGCGCGGTGTACAGCCTGCTGTCGCCGCTCACGGTGGTCAACTCGGTCTTCCAGGGCAACAGCGCCAACACCAGCGGCAAGCTGGGCGACGGCGGCGCCATCGGGACCGATGGGGCCTCCGCCAGCCCCGACGATGCCGAAGGCGGCGAGGTGCGCATCTGCGGCACGCAGATCACCGGCAACACCGGGCGCGGCAACGGCGGCGGCGCCTACCTCTGGGTGTATCCGCCCGATCGCATCACCATCGACCGCACCACCGTGGCCAACAACCATGCGGAACCCAATGGCCGCAGCAACCCCGGCACCGGCGGCGGCATGCGCGTAAGCAACGGCGCGATCACCATCCGCGACTCGAGCTTCCTCGCCAACGCCAGCGACGGCAATGGCGGCGCGCTCTACCTGGACTGCGCTCCCGGCTGCGCCATCCGCAACAGCACCTTCCAGGGCAATTCCGCCAAGTCCTACGGCGGGGCCATCTTCGGCGACGGCCACCAGGACAGCAACGTCACCTTCGCCGGCAACAGCGCGGGCGGGCACGGCGGCGCGCTCTTCGGCAAGAACTTCACGCTGCGCAATACCGTGTTCGTGGACAACACCGCCGGCAACCCGTGGAAGCAGGCGCTGTCCTGCAGCACCACCGGCACGGGCGACCACGTCGTGCAGTGGCAGACCGCCACGGCCGATGGCGGCGGCGACCGCTGCATCCAGAACGTGACCGCGGCCAACCCGGTGCTCGCGGCGCCGGCCGACAACGGCGGCCCCACGCCGACCATGCTGCCCGGCTCCGGCAGCGCCCTGCTGAAGGCGGGCGCCGGCTGCGAAGCCACCGACCAGCGCGGCGTGGCGCGCGACACCAGCCGCTGCGACATCGGGGCCGTGGAAGTGCGCTGA